The Populus alba chromosome 6, ASM523922v2, whole genome shotgun sequence genomic interval tcAAGCCTAATTATATTGCAGATTTTGGATTCATCTCGCTCTGAaataacttcataatttatgcAAGTACACTGACACAGGAAAGCACGCCTAGAATAGTGAGGGGGTTCCTATTGGCCTTTCCAACACAAACTATAGTCTAGTGGATGATCTACACCATTGAACAACCTGAAAATCACACTGCTATAACCGAGACACACTTTGAAAAGTTCAACAGGAAATGAGATATGGCGTCTCTCTGTCTGACCCCCCTTTAATTGTGAATTTCAAGGTCTTCCGCAGTTATATGCCGCATAGTTTAGGCCTCTCTTGATCCCCAGAAGCTGCAATTACTGGCGCAGACAATGAACAGACTCCAACTTCACTTGAAGTCTTTCTCGAACTAAACAGCTGATGTGACCTTTTACAATGAGCAATCGCTCCCTCGATTGAACTCTCAAACTCTGAATTTGAGCTGCTACTTCTCTTGAGCAACTGTAAGTCACAGAACCCATTTGAACTAAATGAAaaggatgaagatgatgatgaagaagaaccAGATGAAGATATGGACGTAGATGAGGATGGGGATAAAGAAGACTTAGTTGTAGATTGCCATTGAATTGCCCCTGAGAAAGACCTCCTTTGACAACGAAAAGGGTCTTCAGCTATCTCTTTCTCAATGCTTCTCTTGAGGGCATTTGATATCTTGTATCTGCCATTATCAATATCTCCATATGGATTCTTCTTTGGTACTTTCATATACTTGATCATACAGTCCTGGCCTTCTGAAACAGCTTCTTCTTCTGTATTGCATGCTGCTTCAGCGCAGGATTCATCTGTGCAGCCAGACTTACCAAACAAAGACTTTAGGTATGCTCTTGAAGCTTTGAGTTTTTGACCAAGTGAGGATTGTTTTAGCTTCTTAGTCCATGACTTCTTTTGATGATCTCCAAGGAAACTGTTAGCTTCAGTTGGCCATTCAAAGAAATATTCATCTGGGTTTAGTTCACTGCTAATCATGCGAGATTCTGACGGTGAGATATTGCAAGATTCCAATGGGGTATTGGTATCAGTGGAAGGTGTAGTGGAGCTATTAATGAAGGGAATGGCATAGTTTTCAGCAAAGGCTGCTTCTGTTTTATTGTTTAAGGTAGTGGTGGTGGGGTTTTGGAGGAGCTTTTGAACCATTAGCAAGCGAGGAGGGAGGTGGAGAGGGAGGAGTTTTCCCTTGTAGAAGAGTTCATCAGCTGAGGATGTTGTGGTTTCTCTACCATGAGAAACTGAAGACATTTGGAACTCGAACTCTCTGCTTCGTGATGGAGAGCTAATGGAGTAACAAATGAAGCTTGAAGAGGAGCTCAACTCCATGTCAATGTAGTCATCAGATTGGTCTGTGGCCATTTCATGTAGCATACTGTCTAAGAACTCTGTGTCTGTGTTGTTTTTTAGGGAAAGATGCTTATGGGGAGGTGAGCTTGATGGAGCAAGAAAGGGGGCAGAGCATCCTTTAAAGTGAAGAAGGTGCcaagttagaaaataaaaatttattgcaaAGATTTGTCAGATTTTTcgattccttttttcttttttattatctcGAATAGTTCCAAATAATAAAATGc includes:
- the LOC118030601 gene encoding probable membrane-associated kinase regulator 4 — protein: MLHEMATDQSDDYIDMELSSSSSFICYSISSPSRSREFEFQMSSVSHGRETTTSSADELFYKGKLLPLHLPPRLLMVQKLLQNPTTTTLNNKTEAAFAENYAIPFINSSTTPSTDTNTPLESCNISPSESRMISSELNPDEYFFEWPTEANSFLGDHQKKSWTKKLKQSSLGQKLKASRAYLKSLFGKSGCTDESCAEAACNTEEEAVSEGQDCMIKYMKVPKKNPYGDIDNGRYKISNALKRSIEKEIAEDPFRCQRRSFSGAIQWQSTTKSSLSPSSSTSISSSGSSSSSSSSFSFSSNGFCDLQLLKRSSSSNSEFESSIEGAIAHCKRSHQLFSSRKTSSEVGVCSLSAPVIAASGDQERPKLCGI